The Devosia sp. YIM 151766 genome includes a region encoding these proteins:
- a CDS encoding type II toxin-antitoxin system RelE/ParE family toxin encodes MASFRLTPKAQNDLENIWDYIARDNLQAANELIRQIQGKIELAAANPSMGSMRDVFGEKVRMLIAGAYLIFYRPELDGILVIAVVHGMMSQESWPD; translated from the coding sequence GTGGCTAGCTTCCGGCTAACGCCGAAAGCTCAAAACGATCTCGAGAATATCTGGGACTATATTGCCCGCGACAATCTGCAGGCTGCCAATGAGCTCATCCGCCAAATCCAAGGAAAGATCGAGCTGGCAGCGGCAAATCCGTCCATGGGGTCAATGCGGGACGTATTCGGTGAAAAAGTGCGGATGCTTATCGCCGGCGCTTACCTGATTTTTTATCGGCCGGAGCTTGACGGCATTCTGGTGATTGCCGTGGTCCATGGCATGATGAGTCAGGAATCCTGGCCGGACTGA
- a CDS encoding type II toxin-antitoxin system ParD family antitoxin translates to MKTLTISVTEQQATLLEAAVAEGKYASDSEVVREALKLWERREAARLQEWARLRAEVEAGLASGPGEPFDFDDFLAKAHARHISRG, encoded by the coding sequence AGACGCTGACCATATCGGTGACCGAACAGCAGGCGACGCTTCTCGAAGCGGCGGTGGCCGAGGGTAAATATGCCTCGGACAGCGAAGTGGTGCGCGAGGCGCTGAAGCTCTGGGAGCGGCGGGAGGCGGCGCGGTTGCAGGAATGGGCGCGGCTGCGCGCGGAGGTGGAGGCGGGGCTGGCCAGTGGGCCGGGCGAGCCCTTCGACTTCGACGATTTCCTCGCCAAAGCGCATGCCCGGCATATATCGCGTGGCTAG